Proteins from one Psilocybe cubensis strain MGC-MH-2018 chromosome 11, whole genome shotgun sequence genomic window:
- a CDS encoding Acyl-CoA desaturase has product MDYRNAFFWYQYDPTKWFIAFCGKVGLASHLRVFPSNEIAKSQLAMKLKELKRTQDSLKWPTPNEELPVVSWDTFQEEAQSRPLILVAGYIHDVSRFIDQHPGGRHHLENNSGKEMTASFYGGIYRHSRAAHNLLAMMRVGILDCGVETPKIPVAITRRLNISEQDI; this is encoded by the exons ATGGATTACCGAAACGCGTTTTTCTGGTATCAGTACGACCCCACAAAGTGGTTCATAGCGTTCTGTGGAAAGGTCGGATTAGCAAGCCACTTACGTGTCTTCCCAAGCAACGAGATAGCTAAAAGCCAATTGGCTATGAAGCTAAAAGAACTCAAACGTACTCAAGATTCTCTCAAGTGGCCCACCCCAAACGAAGAGTTACCAGTGGTGTCCTGGGATACAT TCCAGGAAGAAGCTCAATCGAGGCCTTTGATTCTCGTTGCTGGTTATATTCATGACGTTTCTCGCTTTATTGATCAGCATCCGGGTGGGAGACATCACCTCGAAAACAACTCTGGAAAAGAGATGACTGCCTCGTTTTATGGAGGAATCTATAGGCACTCTCGTGCAGCCCATAAT CTTTTAGCAATGATGAGAGTAGGAATTCTAGACTGTGGTGTCGAAACACCTAAAATCCCTGTAGCTATAACACGCCGGCTAAACATATCTGAGCAAGATATTTAA
- a CDS encoding Aspyridones efflux protein apdF, translated as MFTTFPVRPRTPTTEAHIDSFPRPISPKPSLKREHRVARIYQPSSPTLPPRPQTAHIQPDRPAPILTLPGLPPRELPRSVVAPSRKKFKFNAKNLVDNGRSWLAQLRPPWSEPTPEVSVIPPVTPKSHKFASDEEWGYTPKSAKFSAHIEHEFHQEYIPELQDEYTRDPPPLYKKHAPEGGLYGWMTVAGAFLIQFSTIGYMFTWNVFEEQYTHVVLVDQNSIAVRFIASVQFFFALFLSIVSGKLADIGYFRFAIHGGSFLFIVGLMLLSFVGEEQFGLIFVCQSLVMGMGMGLVLVPTIAIPLNYFKRSRGLVAGIVMGGGSLGGMVFPPVLRRLIPHFALGGAVRITAFVVLGLLIVGNGLLRTPPKEEKPIFPLPHLDLAKYSKEMEYIFAAGATFLTMLIIYYPAMYLELLGLEKGVKPDFAFNMIIVFSLSGVLGGVAFGFASDFVGPWNLLLPISGFLSIMMFTTCTIQGPKSLCAYAFFYGIFAGAWLSLMATALASLASRNSEIGTRIGLVLTISSIGALASDLLQAAMLTPNHIWAIPSAVAGVILIGVTGLLYMSRTTIAAGQAPRSWRRLKLLKDVPVLKDMLML; from the exons ATGTTCACGACCTTCCCCGTCAGACCTCGAACTCCTACAACAGAAGCTCACATTGACTCCTTTCCTCGTCCTATTTCGCCCAAGCCATCGTTGAAACGAGAACATCGAGTCGCACGGATCTATCAACCCAGTAGCCCAACTTTGCCTCCTAGACCACAGACTGCACATATTCAACCCGACAGACCTGCCCCTATTCTTACGCTCCCAGGTCTGCCTCCGCGTGAATTGCCTCGCAGTGTTGTCGCCCCGTCCAGgaagaagttcaagttcaatgcAAAGAATCTGGTTGATAACGGCCGATC CTGGCTGGCCCAGCTTCGGCCACCGTGGTCTGAACCCACACCAGAAGTTTCTGTAATTCCTCCTGTTACGCCTAAATCCCATAAATTTGCCAGTGACGAAGAGTGGGGATATACCCCGAAGAGCGCCAAATTTTCAGCACACATTGAACATGAATTTCACCAAGAGTACATTCCGGAACTTCAAGATGAATACACACGAGACCCCCCTCCGCTTTACAAGAAACATGCTCCCGAGGGCGGGCTATATGGATGGATGACGGTGGCTGGAGC ATTTTTGATTCAATTCAGCACAATTGG GTACATGTTTACATGGAACGTATTTGAAG AGCAATATACACACGTCGTGCTGGTAGATCAAAATTCCATTGCAGTCAG GTTTATTGCAAGCGTTCAGTTCTTTTTCGCTTTATTCCTCTCTATCGTTTCGGGCAAACTTGCAGACATCGGATATTTCCGCTTCGCCATCCATGGAggttcctttcttttcataGTCGG TCTAATGCTGCTATCTTTCGTTGGAGAAGAGCAATTTGGATTG ATTTTTGTCTGCCAATCCTTGGtgatgggaatgggaatgggccTCGTACTCGTGCCAACTATTGCAATCCCTCTCAATTATTTCAAGCGCAGTAGGGGATTGGTAGCTGGTATTGTCATGGGTGGTGGATCTTTGGGTGGGATGGTCTTTCCACCAG TTCTAAG GCGCCTTATTCCCCATTTTGCATTGGGCGGTGCGGTTCGTATCACTGCCTTCGTCGTACTCGGGCTCCTCATCGTAGGCAACGGACTTTTGCGCACTCCTCCCAAGGAAGAGAAACCTATCTTCCCACTTCCGCATCTCGATTTGGCTAAATATTCCAAGGAGATGGAATACATCTTCGCTGCCGGGGC AACGTTCCTCACAATGCTCATCATATATTATCCTGCTATGTATCTAGAGCTCTTGGGCTTGGAGAAGGGCGTCAAACCTGATTTCGCATTCAATATG ATCATCGTTTTCAGCCTTTCCGGGGTATTGGGAGGCGTCGCTTTCGGATTTGCCTCCGATTTTGTTGGCCCGTGGAACCTTCTATTGCCCATCTCTGGATTTTTGTCAATTATGATGTTCACTACATGCACGAT TCAAGGGCCTAAATCGCTTTGTGCCTACGCTTTCTTCTATGGCATTTTTGCCGGTGCAT GGTTATCGCTCATGGCGACTGCTTTGGCGTCTCTGGCTTCTAGAAACAGTGAAATTGG CACCCGTATCGGTCTTGTCCTGACTATCAGTAGCATTGGTGCCCTCGCGTCCGATCTCTTACAAGCGGCCATGTTGACCCCAAACCACATTTGGGCAATCCCTTCTGCCGTCGCTGGT GTCATCCTCATTGGTGTTACGGGCCTGCTGTACATGTCGAGGACTACAATCGCGGCTGGACAAGCGCCGCGCTCATGGCGCCGCTTGAAACTACTGAAAGACGTTCCAGTCTTGAAGGACATGCTCATGTTGTAG
- a CDS encoding Pyranose dehydrogenase 1, which yields MQSTAILLVSVVFYLGIIQLALGVIITDPSQIAGTSPFDYIIVGGGTAGFVVANRLTENSTIRVLVLEAGIGDEGVLEMPIPFMGPILTPETQFGWNYTVAPQIGLDNRVFSYPRGRVLGGCSAVNYLIHQFGTDEDWNRIANLTSDPNWSWTNMKQYVQKYENLVPPLDGHNTTGQFIPSLHGFSGMVAASLPALNVTIDSRVMATLGQQSEFKYNEDTVGGDQSPLGIGFIQSSTGGGVRSSSYTAYYLTAATRPNLVVLTSVMVTNIVQTGTTSAGLKAFRSVQFVQGPGFPPITINATREVILSAGSIGTPKILQLSGIGNAADLKKLNIPVLINNTDVGNNLFDHTLLPNIFVVKDANANNTFDNLLRDPNQISIQTSDWLINKTGLFVNNIANNFGFARIALNGSADPAPGPKSPHYEMIFANLFFQNPGPFRPATGGYFTIGTMLTSPVSTGTVKISSTNPFDPPIIDPRYLTNQFDIIAMRESVRAILRFTAAPAWSDWIAGRFGQAFQNATDDASIDAYVRNLTISDMHPVGTASMSIAGTSGVVDSNLLVKGADGLRIVDASVFPRSPSLHSQGPVYLLAERAADIIKAAQRSTTSSTTSLSITPTVTSSKTSFPVTSTPASPGTVPEFGQCGGIVSHPSTVLF from the exons ATGCAGTCAACTGCGATATTGCTGGTGTCTGTTGTTTTCTATCTAGGAATTATACAACTTGCGTTGGGAGTTATCATCACAGATCCTTCACAGATTGCTGGTACCAGTCCTTTTGACTACATAATTGTTGGAG GTGGAACTGCCGGTTTTGTCGTGGCAAATCGTCTGACCGAAAACTCTACGATCAGAGTTTTAGTTCTGGAAGCCGGTATAGG GGATGAAGGAGTTTTAGAGATGCCTATACCCTTCATGGGCCCGATTCTTACTCCTG AAACACAATTTGGATGGAATTACACTGTCGCACCACAGATCGGACTGGATAATCGAGTATTTTCATACCCGCGAGGCCGAGTCCTAGGAGGCTGTAGTGCTGTCA ATTATTTAATACATCAATTTGGCACGGACGAAGATTGGAATAGAATCGCAAATTTGACGTCGGATCCAAATTGGTCTTGGACAAATATGAAGCAATACGTACAAAAG TACGAGAATCTCGTCCCTCCCCTCGACGGTCATAACACTACTGGACAATTTATTCCCTCACTTCATGGTTTCAGTGGAATGGTTGCGGCGAGCCTCCCAGCTCTCAATGTTACTATCGACTCTCGCGTTATGGCCACTCTTGGGCAACAATCAGAGTTTAAGTACAATGAGGACACAGTAGGTGGCGATCAGAGTCCTCTTGGAATAGGTTTCATTCAATCCAGCACTGGGGGAGGCGTTCGAAGCAGTTCATACACTGCCTATTACCTTACTGCAGCGACTCGACCAAATCTCGTTGTATTGACTTCAGTTATGGTCACCAACATCGTCCAAACCGGAACGACATCTGCAGGACTTAAGGCCTTTCGCAGTGTACAGTTTGTTCAGGGCCCTGGATTTCCTCCAA TCACGATCAATGCAACACGAGAAGTAATCCTATCCGCAGGCTCCATTGGTACTCCAAAGATTCTGCAACTCTCAGGGATAGGAAATGCAGCAGATTTGAAAAAACTGAACATCCCCGTTCTAATCAACAATACAGATGTAGGAAATAACCTGTTCGATCACACGCTCCTTCCCAACATCTTCGTTGTCAAGGATGCAAACGCTAACAACACTTTCGACAACTTGCTTCGAGATCCAAACCAGATTAGCATTCAAACTAGCGATTGGCTCATAAATAAAACCGGCCTTTTTGTCAACAATATAGCGAATAATTTTGGATTTGCCAGAATAGCATTGAATGGGAGCGCGGATCCTGCTCCTGGACCCAAGTCTCCCCACTATGAAATGATTTTTGCC AATCTGTTCTTCCAAAACCCTGGCCCGTTCAGACCTGCAACTGGAGGGTATTTTACTATCGGAACAATGCTAACTAGCCCAGTATCTA CTGGGACAGTTAAGATTTCCTCTACGAATCCGTTTGACCCCCCGATCATTGATCCCAGATACCTCACCAACCAATTTGATATTATAGCAATGAGAGAATCGGTCAGGGCCATTTTACGATTTACTGCAGCACCTGCCTGGAGTGATTGGATTGCCGGTCGCTTTGGACAAGCTTTTCAGAATGCCACAGACGACGCATCCATTGATGCATATGTCAGAAATCTCACGATATCAGACATGCATCCAGTCGGTACTGCTTCGATGTCGATAGCTGGGACATCTGGCGTTGTAGATTCCAATTTATTGGTAAAGGGGGCCGATGGACTTCGGATCGTTGATGCATCTGTCTTT CCTAGGAGTCCTAGTTTACATTCCCAAGGGCCTGTGTACTTGCTTGCTGAACGAGCTGCAGATATAATCAAAGCAGCTCAGAGGTCAACGACCTCATCTACGACATCGTTATCTATTACACCTACTGTAACTTCATCGAAGACGTCGTTTCCTGTTACTAGTACTCCAGCGTCTCCGGGAACAGTACCCGAATTTGGCCAATGTGGTGGGATAG TGTCCCACCCTTCAACTGTGTTGTTCTAA